TAAATCATACGATAACCGATGAAATGAGCGCGGATGTAATGGCGTGGTTGAAGAAATAGGGAAGGGGGTTAGGTAGTGGAAATAGTCGGTTTCCTTCTCATTATTTTTGTTGCGACGCTATTACAAACAATCACTGGTTTCGGGTTTTCCATCCTTGCGACTCCATTGTTACTCTTTCTAATTTCACCTGCAGATGCAATACAGGTAAATCTTATTTTGTCTTTCGTGCTATCTTTGTCCGTCTGGCGAACGCTGAAACGAGAGATGAATCGGGACATGTTAAAACGATTGATAATAGGAAGTCTTCCAGGATTACCAATTGGGATTGTGCTGTTTCTCGTCGTCAATTTGGTCGTGTTTAAACTAATTATTGGATTTGTTCTATTATTCGTAACCATCTTCGTCCTATCTCCTGTTACGCTGCACCCTTCAACTAAACGTGACGTAGGAGTTGGTGCTTTGGCAGGAGCTTTTACAACTAGTATTGGGATGCCTGGACCGCCAATTTTAGCTTATGTTACCGGTGCGAAGATGCCAAAGGAACAGCTACGTGCGACGACGCTTGCCTTTTATTTATTCATCTATCTTGTAAGTTTTGTGATGCAAGCTGTGGTGAGTGGCGTCCACTTATCCGTCTGGAACCATAGTTTACTCGCATTGCCTGTTTTATTCCTAGGCGTAGTTACAGGTCAGAAAATATTTAAACGAATTCCAGCGACAGTATTCAATCGTGTGATGTATAGCTTGTTAATCGTGACAGCAGGCATGTTAATCTTCGATGCACTCTCGGAATTTTAGCTTTTGAAAATGAAAAGCGCCTTTTCCATTCGTTCGGGAGAAGGCGCTTTCGACTATGCTACGAGAACCTCACTCATGAGAGCGAGTACATTATCTTCTGTGTCGCGGAAAAAGACCATCCACGTTTCAGTATTCCCTAATTTCCCGACCATATGTGGAGTGTCCGTAAACTCGATTCCTTGCTCTTGATACTTCTCATACGCTTCTTCTATATTCTCTACATTCAAATACAAAACAGAGCTAGCACTTTCAAATGCAGCAGATTCTGGTTCACTTAGTAGCAGTCGAACATCTCCGCATTGGAAGAGTGCTAAGTTTCCTAAATTGACGATTAACGGGAGTTCTAGTTTCGTTTCATAAAAATCGACAGCACGCGCAAAATCCTTCGCAACGATTCCGATTTGACCAATCGATGTAATCATCATTTCCACTCCTTTCATTCTTTTCTATCCTACCGAATACCTGAAAATTTTGAAAGTTTTTTTGGTACAATGAAATGACAGAGAAGCAGGGGGAGATAACGATGAATTCCACGAAATCGTTAAAAGAAAAATTAGCATTTTACAAATACAACCGAAAACTCGTTTTACATGCACCCGAAGCGGTTGATGTGTTGGAGGGAGATTCGCATGATCGTTCGTTTGAAGAAGGGGCATACGATTTAATTGTTGCGTTTATCTACACGATCGATGAATTTAAACCGCTGATAGCGGAGATTACTCGACGTCATGCAATCGCAGATGGAGGGTATGTGTATGTTGCGTATCCCAAAAAGAATAACAAAGTATATAACATGTTCATCGAGCGAGACGAGTTATACCATCCAAACTATTTCGACGAGAATGGAATCGTTCACGGGACGAAGTTGAAGTTTTCTAGAATGGTGAGTATGGATGACATTTTTACGGTGGTGGGAATGAAAGTAGTGTCTGAAAAGAAGAGAAGCTCCCCTACCAAAAACTCGCAACGTGTAGATGATTATCTTTCGTTCATTCCTAACATCAAGACTTTTTTAACGAATGAACCAGAAGTCCTCGCGATTTACGATAACTTAACAGCTGGTTACCAAAAAGATTGGGCACGGTATATATTTAGTGCAAAACGTGAAGAGACTCAAGATAAACGAAAAAATGACATGATGGAAGTGTTGAAAGCGGGCTATAAAACGATGGATTTATATCGTCGAAAAAAGTAATTCAACAAATAATGGAAGCAGGAATAAGTATGAACGTAGAGCGATTGACAGAAGAAACACGAGAAGCTTTTTTGCAGTTTAGTAAGAATCATCGACAACATGTAGATGACTCGCATTTGTATCCGGATGACTTAAACAATTTTGTTGTGAATGAAGAA
The Paenisporosarcina cavernae genome window above contains:
- a CDS encoding VOC family protein, translating into MITSIGQIGIVAKDFARAVDFYETKLELPLIVNLGNLALFQCGDVRLLLSEPESAAFESASSVLYLNVENIEEAYEKYQEQGIEFTDTPHMVGKLGNTETWMVFFRDTEDNVLALMSEVLVA
- a CDS encoding YdeI/OmpD-associated family protein; the encoded protein is MNSTKSLKEKLAFYKYNRKLVLHAPEAVDVLEGDSHDRSFEEGAYDLIVAFIYTIDEFKPLIAEITRRHAIADGGYVYVAYPKKNNKVYNMFIERDELYHPNYFDENGIVHGTKLKFSRMVSMDDIFTVVGMKVVSEKKRSSPTKNSQRVDDYLSFIPNIKTFLTNEPEVLAIYDNLTAGYQKDWARYIFSAKREETQDKRKNDMMEVLKAGYKTMDLYRRKK
- a CDS encoding sulfite exporter TauE/SafE family protein, whose translation is MEIVGFLLIIFVATLLQTITGFGFSILATPLLLFLISPADAIQVNLILSFVLSLSVWRTLKREMNRDMLKRLIIGSLPGLPIGIVLFLVVNLVVFKLIIGFVLLFVTIFVLSPVTLHPSTKRDVGVGALAGAFTTSIGMPGPPILAYVTGAKMPKEQLRATTLAFYLFIYLVSFVMQAVVSGVHLSVWNHSLLALPVLFLGVVTGQKIFKRIPATVFNRVMYSLLIVTAGMLIFDALSEF